Proteins from a single region of Ogataea parapolymorpha DL-1 chromosome IV, whole genome shotgun sequence:
- a CDS encoding zinc finger-containing protein yields MYFDSHTLEAKPKEQELASNIGYISRPKPRDEEDDFERFNRKRSSAGLTTVSEAQFEDMMDQLSISGSESDSEDEESSVSYLNTQSPFVLFQSSLLDAGLCFGAYKTVLNAQNEEPLENLKKLATLGSGKSALFMLGGGHFAGAIISHERINTKGNSGSAEELRMQSVRVLHHKTFHRYTTRRKQGGAQNASDNAKGKAKSAGSTLRRYNEQALQQDVRNLLAEWKKELDGCEYIFIKASGSASHKIIVGYPNSPIQNDDPRPDPEAVDDGQTGVTGNRGFQGAGQSAQAVKSSGSNFVCEKNKIDVNMELQPETEYANTPTMLHFAAASKLSHMCQVLLVNLKADPAIKNRHGRTAYELASQHARYSFQVARNILGEDYCDWEAARVKEPMTKEEVERILSEEKRQSDEESKRLIDEQLEKAKQEAEEEHSRQFGRGRPLGITEQQNLNSLTPEQRMRVLREQRARAAEARLGKLGK; encoded by the exons ATGTACTTTGACTCGCACACGCTGGAGGCGAAGCCCAAGGAACAGGAACTGGCATCGAATATTGGCTATATTTCGAGGCCCAAGCCCAGGGACGAAgaagacgattttgagcgatTCAACCGCAAGAGATCGTCCGCCGGGCTCACTACAGTGAGCGAGGCCCAATTTGAGGACATGATGGACCAGCTGAGTATATCTGGGTCGGAAAGTGActctgaggacgaggagtctTCTGTCAGCTACCTCAACACACAGTCGCCGTTTGTCCTATTTCAGAGCTCGTTGCTCGATGCCGGACTTTGTTTTGGTGCCTATAAGACAGTGCTGAATGCACAGAACGAAGAGCCATTAGAGAACCTAAAAAAACTTGCAACATTGGGCTCCGGCAAGAGCGCCCTATTCATGCTGGGAGGAGGCCATTTCGCAGGAGCCATTATCTCTCACGAAAGAATCAACACCAAAGGAAACAGTGGGTCGGCAGAGGAACTGAGAATGCAAAGCGTGCGGGTTTTACACCACAAGACGTTCCATAGATACACAACGAGACGGAAACAAGGAGGAGCACAGAACGCTAGTGACAATGCTAAGGGAAAGGCCAAAAGTGCCGGTTCAACGCTGAGAAGATACAACGAACAGGCATTGCAGCAGGATGTTCGTAATTTGTTGGCCGAGTGGaagaaggagctggatgGATGCGAGTATATATTCATCAAGGCGAGCGGATCGGCGTCGCACAAAATCATCGTTGGGTATCCAAACTCTCCGATTCAAAATGACGATCCGCGA CCGGATCCAGAAGCAGTCGACGACGGCCAAACAGGAGTCACCGGAAATAGAGGTTTCCAGGGAGCTGGTCAGTCTGCTCAAGCGGTCAAAAGCTCCGGCTCTAATTTCgtttgtgaaaaaaataaaattgaCGTGAACATGGAATTGCAACCAGAGACAGAATACGCCAACACACCGACCATGTTGCATTTCGCGGCTGCCAGCAAGCTCAGCCACATGTGTCAGGTCCTACTGGTGAACCTGAAAGCCGACCCAGCAATCAAGAACCGCCACGGCCGCACAGCTTACGAACTTGCTTCGCAGCATGCTAGATACTCTTTCCAGGTGGCTAGAAATATTTTGGGAGAGGACTACTGCGACTGGGAAGCGGCGAGAGTGAAGGAGCCAATGACGAAGGAGGAAGTGGAAAGAATTCTTagtgaagaaaaaagacagaGTGACGAAGAGTCCAAAAGGCTTATAGACGAGCAGCTTGagaaggccaagcaggAAGCAGAGGAGGAGCATAGCAGGCAATTTGGCCGTGGAAGGCCGCTCGGGATCACTGAGCAGCAGAACCTTAACTCGCTAACGCCCGAACAGAGAATGCGCGTGCTGCGCGAACAGCGCGCTCGTGCTGCAGAGGCACGTCTAGGCAAGCTGGGTAAATAG
- a CDS encoding DEAD-like helicases superfamily, producing the protein MSRYNVLWRKQTQRKNKTWDGDGVLAVVNDEGIVRDDSGNFLARVKNCSKVIHNGVFRGGSYEFELDGDEPIDEPSAPVPATRAVSAPLRKAPPMRSVGLLKRPKLATKSVSELVSTPARTSTPPRRNTHSLHDAMAPDALVLPRPPNADSSAVRDVVVDPVLAENLRPHQKEGVKFMYECVMGFRDYDGHGVLLADSMGLGKTLQTIALVWTLLKQSPVAGDAPVARKVLICCPVTLVMNWKKEFRKWLGPNRVSILALNGSSNNDKQNIQGFANTNVYHVMIIGYEKMLTVADDVGCIKFDLVVCDEGHRLKSGSNKVLKVLESLDIKHRVLLSGTPIQNDLTEFYNVANFVNPGVLGDFKSFQRSYMRPILRAREANCTNAAVLEQGEAASRELIELTKKFTLRRTIEEITKFLPRRSDYVLFAPPTKLQIRLFESLQKTAQFSKILSAAPANDSLQLITTFRKICNSPALLTEDAMFAGLCGVDDLRGELGSKVRSAKIILLVKLLKGIYKLKQEKVVVVSNFTQTLDVLEKLMNVLELPFTRLDGATPANLRDKIVSDFNKASWDMSFVFLLSAKSGGMGLNLVGASRLILFDNDWNPAVDLQAMARVHRDGQTRPVHVYRLLTAGCIDEKIFQRQLIKTSLSDKFLDDSTDSNENFFDTTDLKDLFSVSQVNSNTHMLLDCQCPGDGRELEYAEPAKIKRELSFISALNYQDPNIDGEKRKQQIKRCLMDYRHYDPATGARTGDPVIDSIIDSQEPEKPAISYIFMKN; encoded by the coding sequence ATGTCGCGATACAACGTCCTATGGCGCAAGCAGACGCAGCGGAAGAACAAGACGTGGGACGGCGACGGCGTACTGGCCGTGGTCAACGACGAGGGCATTGTGCGCGACGACTCGGGCAATTTTCTTGCGAGAGTCAAGAACTGCTCAAAAGTGATCCACAACGGGGTGTTTAGAGGCGGCAGCTACGAGTTCGAGctggacggcgacgagCCCATTGACGAGCCGTCCGCTCCGGTACCGGCAACCCGCGCAGTCTCGGCCCCGCTTCGGAAGGCACCGCCAATGCGCAGCGTCGGCCTGCTTAAACGGCCCAAGTTAGCTACCAAAAGCGTCTCGGAGCTTGTGTCGACGCCGGCACGAACATCCACGCCGCCTCGTCGAAACACACACTCCTTGCACGACGCGATGGCGCCAGACGCTCTGGTGTTGCCGCGCCCGCCCAACGCGGACAGCAGCGCCGTCAGAGACGTCGTGGTGGACCCCGTGCTCGCTGAAAATTTACGGCCGCACCAGAAAGAAGGTGTTAAATTCATGTACGAGTGTGTGATGGGATTTCGCGACTACGATGGGCACggcgtgctgctggcagACAGCATGGGGCTGGGGAAGACGTTGCAGACGATCGCGCTCGTGTGGACGCTGCTGAAACAGAGCCCTGTAGCAGGAGACGCTCCCGTGGCACGCAAAGTGTTGATCTGCTGTCCCGTGACTCTTGTGATGAATTGGAAAAAGGAGTTTCGCAAGTGGCTCGGCCCGAACCGTGTGAGCATCCTGGCGCTGAACGGCTCCTCGAATAACGACAAGCAGAATATCCAGGGTTTCGCAAATACCAACGTCTACCACGTGATGATTATCGGGTACGAAAAAATGCTCACGGTGGCAGACGACGTGGGGTGCATCAAGTTCGACTTAGTGGTGTGCGACGAGGGCCACCGGCTCAAGAGCGGGAGCAACAAGGTACTCAAGGTATTGGAGTCGCTCGATATTAAGCACCGGGTGCTTCTTTCGGGCACACCGATCCAGAATGATCTGACAGAGTTCTACAACGTGGCGAACTTTGTGAACCCCGGCGTGCTGGGCGACTTCAAGAGCTTCCAGCGCAGCTACATGCGGCCCATCCTGCGTGCTCGCGAGGCGAACTGCACAAACGCGGCGGTGTTGGAGCAGGGCGAGGCTGCCTCGCGCGAGCTCATCGAGCTGACCAAAAAATTCACGCTGCGGCGAACGATTGAGGAGATCACCAAGTTCCTGCCGCGTCGCTCCGATTACGTGTTGTTTGCACCACCTACAAAGCTCCAGATCAGGCTGTTCGAATCGCTACAGAAAACCGCACAGTTTAGTAAGATTCTCAGCGCGGCGCCGGCCAACGACTCACTGCAGCTCATCACGACGTTCCGCAAGATTTGCAACTCGCCAGCGCTCTTGACCGAGGACGCCATGTTTGCCGGGTTGTGTGGCGTCGACGACTTGCGTGGAGAGCTCGGCAGCAAAGTACGCAGCGCAAAAATCATTCTGCTGGTGAAGCTCCTCAAAGGCATTTATAAACTCAAGCAGGAGAAAGTTGTTGTTGTGTCAAACTTCACCCAGACACTGGatgtgctggagaaactgatGAACGTGTTGGAGCTGCCGTTCACGCGGCTCGATGGAGCAACACCAGCCAATCTGCGCGACAAAATTGTCTCTGACTTCAACAAGGCCTCCTGGGACATGAGTTTTGTGTTTCTTCTCAGTGCCAAGTCCGGTGGCATGGGCTTGAATCTCGTTGGAGCATCCAGATTGATCTTATTCGATAACGACTGGAACCCGGCTGTGGATCTGCAGGCCATGGCCAGAGTCCACCGTGACGGCCAGACAAGACCGGTGCACGTGTACCGGCTACTGACGGCCGGCTGcatcgacgagaaaatctTCCAACGCCAGTTGATCAAGACAAGTCTTAGCGACAAGTTCCTGGACGACTCCACCGACTCGAACGAGAACTTCTTCGACACAACAGACCTCAAAGACCTGTTTAGCGTGTCGCAAGTAAACTCGAACACGCACATGTTGCTGGACTGCCAATGTCCAGGAGACGGCAGAGAGCTCGAATACGCAGAGCCTGCAAAAATTAAGCGGGAGCTCAGCTTTATATCTGCTCTTAATTATCAGGACCCAAATATAGATGGGGAGAAGagaaagcagcagatcaaacGGTGTCTGATGGACTACCGCCATTACGACCCGGCCACCGGCGCACGCACGGGCGACCCGGTCATCGATAGCATCATAGACTCCCAGGAGCCCGAAAAACCGGCAATCTCGTACATATTCATGAAAAATTAA